The Chloroflexota bacterium genomic sequence CAAACCGGAAACACTGGCCAGACTGGGACTGGACAAAGAGCCGTCTCACTTGCTTTAGCGGGATGGTCTAACAGGAGGCAGGGAAGATGGACAGAATACTGATGGTAGACTACTCCAAGTGCACTGGCTGCCGGCTGTGCGAAGTGGTTTGTTCGGTGAAGAAGAACGGTGCCGCCAATCCGGCCAGAGCCAGGATTGCCGTGGTCAAGTGGGAGTCGGTTTGCGTTGATACCCCTATGTTATGCCAGCAGTGCCAGTCAGCACCTTGCGTGGCCGTGTGCCCGGTCAAGGCCATGACCAGAGACGAAGGCCTGGGCAGGGTGAAGGTCAACGATGACCTCTGCATTGGCTGTCGGTTTTGCGTAGCGGTTTGCCCCTTCGGCGCTGTGTCGCTGGATCATGTCTCCAGACGGATAATAAAATGTGATCTGTGCGATGGAGACCCCACCTGCGTCAAATTCTGCGAAACAAAAGCACTTCAGTATGTAGATGCTACCGCTGCCAATACAAGCAAGAGAAGAGAGGCAGCAGAAAGACTGCCTGAGCTGATTCGGGGATTTGTCGCCAAGCCCAAGACATCATCGCATCTGAGTTAGAGGCTGTCGGGGCGATATCCTTCCTTGGCAGTATGCCGACAGAAGAGGCTAACTATTGGGAGGTCACTCTAGAAATACTTGTTTGGACTGTCTGACGCTCTTACCCCTGCCAGTTTGAGATGTCTGGAAATGGAACCTACTTACAGATATAACAACGTTAACGGACAGCCACCACCTCCCATGGGCCGCTACCGCCTCATAATAGGTGAGCAGCAATGACAATAAGGAGACTCCTTGTGGATCTTAAGCAACGCATACGCATACCACCGTGGCTATCCTGGCGATGGACCATAACCCTGGCCTTGGCTGCTGTCTGTTTCACCCTAATTACAGTCTTTGTGGCCGAGAACTTTGTGGTGGTAAAGGTGCGCCTCATCTTTTTCAGGGTAGAGACACGCCTGGCATGGAGCCTGCTTTTCGCAGCCACTTTGGGCTTCCTGCTTGGACTACTGACAG encodes the following:
- a CDS encoding 4Fe-4S dicluster domain-containing protein, which gives rise to MDRILMVDYSKCTGCRLCEVVCSVKKNGAANPARARIAVVKWESVCVDTPMLCQQCQSAPCVAVCPVKAMTRDEGLGRVKVNDDLCIGCRFCVAVCPFGAVSLDHVSRRIIKCDLCDGDPTCVKFCETKALQYVDATAANTSKRREAAERLPELIRGFVAKPKTSSHLS
- a CDS encoding DUF1049 domain-containing protein, coding for MTIRRLLVDLKQRIRIPPWLSWRWTITLALAAVCFTLITVFVAENFVVVKVRLIFFRVETRLAWSLLFAATLGFLLGLLTARLRR